Below is a genomic region from Nilaparvata lugens isolate BPH chromosome 3, ASM1435652v1, whole genome shotgun sequence.
aggatccgacacgaacaatttcgatcaaatgcaattcaagatggcggctaaaatggcgaaaatgttgtcaaaaacaggttttttcgcgattttctcaaaaatggctcaaacgattttgatcaaattcatacctaaaatagtcattgttaagctctatcaactgccacaagtcccatatctgtaaaaatttcaggagctccgccccatctaggtaaagtttgattttagattcccaattatcacgcttcagatacattttaaacaaaacattctaaatggaaaagattgagcatgagaatctctacaattaatgttcagtaacattttcacctaaaatttaaaataagctcgaaattcgagaaaatgttattatttcaattgcaaaccgttggcaactgttgattctattaaatcattcactatgaagagatagcagacctcgtgtgtctccagcgttatagtcctgtcaccagctggcttagatctttgaatagtagacttgaattgcgcgggaacactaccgtcatgtgataaattttcataacggcaaggaaagttgtgtgagtgcgccacaccagatttttgtgtttggcaataaattatttgatttgatttaaatcaccaataattaaaaaatatggtgTGTCATCAAACTTTTGACGCAGTTTGGTGAACTTCTgctatatttttagaaaaagatGTAATGTTGAGTGTAAGTAAAGTAGTATTGTTTGAAttgtcaatattaattattgaattcattattttataatggAAGTTTGTATTGTTGCTGAATAGAGGTTGTGTTCCAGGTGTGGCACCACCGTCTTTTGTGGCGATCCAGGCAGGGCAGACGCTACAGCTGCTGTCGTCGGAGACGGGAACATGGTCGTGGAAGTCGATGATCATTCTCGGCGTATTCGCTCTTCTCTCACTGGTGCCTGTTTTCTTCAAGGGCAGATTACGAAAGAAATTTGCTTAGGGATCGACTGCTTCAATCGATGTTGACGCCTCGCCTTCCGAAGCTCACACCATCGACTCCACGATTCGTGTGTTCACTGTCGAAAAAACAATTAGACCCAATCAGCAATCTGATTCGGATTGATTAGTGGTGTATTGTGAGACATGGTACAGGGAAATTGGTTGTAATTTGTAACGGAACGCATTCCTTATTGTTCAAGAGAGAACAGTATTATTAGGTATTTGAATCAATTCAACGAAATGACAGTTGCTTCCGCTTAGTGTAGAGCAACGTTTATAATGTGATTGACTACTATTGTTCAAAGATTAGTACTTTTCTAATAAGGTATATTTCTACTACTATAAATtggaaaacaaattttatttacaaGCTTTAATAACCTTAGCATATTCCATAAAATGTTTTGTGGAGTGTTGAAAAAGATAAcatatttcattaaaataaatcATTCAGAGATGATATGAGCTGTTTGATGGAATTGTTATCAGTTTAATTActtcaaaaatgttcaattaaAAAGTGTTCAACTTTCCTCATAACATagtagaattatttttaaagaGGTGTATTCACCCCTCCATTTACATGATGTCGAAGGCATAAAATGTCtttttaaaatcaaaatattaatagtgATTCATAGAAACTACCTACTAAATAACTTTCAATTGTTCGACTTCTATTCGGCAATCCACGGTTGAGAAAGATTGTGTTATTGGTTAATAGCTGAAAGTGATATGATATATTTATGTAGATGTAAGGTgaacttctaatattataaatattcttGATGGAACCTCCTTTTTACTACATAATATAGTATTCAAATAATGAGGAGTATAAATGaatgtataaaatattataccAAATAAATTGTTTGTATGTACAATCTTGATAATCTTGATTGATAAAACAATCTTATCgataaaatgattgataaaactattatttgttattCTTGTTTTGTTGAAGAAATTCCTTTATAAGACTtgtaaagtttatttttattttgaataaatttattgagtATACAAGTTGGTGCATGAAAACAAGTTtgttattattagaataaaatttaaaaaaaattctaatgaatacatgaaaaaaacattattttattagccTATCAATTTACGGTTCTATCCATTCATTTATACTACCTATAAAACGTTTTTATGTTTCGTAGCAAAGGTGAtaaaatatgtgtgtttttTCCACTTCTACAAACACAAATCTAAATAATGAATACCGGTAGCCTAtactggtttcggttgttagACCGTTATCAAAATTTCTGGTACCGGATaaacaaaaactaaaaaaagCAGCTACAAGTacctatttattttatattagaaACTCCCAGAActcccattagtttcccagaagggagactcatgccagttaatagagctgataaataactatacagggtatgaatttgaaaaaaatcggtctagtcatttttgagaaaatcgtgaaaaacatggttttttagtaaatatccgccatttttctcaagaatattacgaagctcctgcaattttcccagaaatgagactcatgtcagtcgatagggcttatgaatagctatccatggtataaatttgaagagaatcgttagagccgttctcgataaattcgtgaaaaacatgtttttttagtgattatccgccatttttctcaagaatattacggagctcctgcaattttcccagaaatgagactcatgtcagttgatagggcttataaatagctatccatggtataaatttgaagaaaatcgttggagccgttttcgagaaaaccgtgaaaaacatggttttttagtaatcatccgccattttctttgccatcttgaattggattttattgaattcttattgtcggatcctcatggtataaggaccttaagtttaaaatttcaagtcaatcggttaattagcaatggagttatcgtgttcacagacatacacacacagcgGCATTGATAGAGTTCTCCTACTGCAGAAGAGGGCCATCAGGATCATCACAGGCTTTGGCATAATTGATCATTATGATTATCATAATTGATCATACTTgatcattgataatattgtcgCACACTGTTTTGTGCAGAATCGGTCATGACTGTCATCTGCCTCTACATCTTCATATCCCTTAAACAAATCAAGGGCACCCTGGAATGTTCGAGTCTGAGGAGTGACTTTCATGACTACAACACAAGAGGCAGAAGCCAACTCAACCTGCCCTTCACAAGGCTGAGTAGGATACAAAATAGCCTTGGTAGCCTCAGCATGAGGCttttccaaagaccttaaagatatcTCTAAGGTCTTTGGGCTTTTCAACCGGCTGCCAGCATCAGCGAGGCCTCTTACAACACGGCAGTTCAACAAATGCACCTATACAGTATGCATTCCTCGTGAAAACCCCTCTTTATTCAATAAGAGAGTTTTAAATATCCCTGATGTTACCATCAAAGAATTTTATACATGAACTTTATGGGATACTGTTTTTCTTCATGTGTATTGTGTTTTTtgcatctaaaggtgcgtacagactttctctctgctccgcaaccgaacgtcactccagcagagcgattgatgatcgaccggcgagcaagagtcgttcgaccggggaacgcgagaagatctaacatcttccataacgttcatgataggagcgtgggcggtgcgactgtggtacgatggtggtacgagggcggtacgagggaggagcgtgctcggtgctggttggaagcgcgaatatttgtacgcagcttaagactTAATTTGCTCATTAATATAATAGGCTAAATTAATTTCTCCTGttgttgatatatatatatatatatatatatatatatatatatatatatatgttttgtGTGCTTGTTTTTCTGACGAACCAATTGCTACTATTAGCTTACAAGGtaataaagataatttattcatgCTATATAAGGTGGTGGAAATTTCAAATCCGCAATCTTGTAGTcctataatattttttacttttaaCTGAATTTacactataggcctattttagaatttagtttcagaattcttattatttaatgattgaAAGTTTAGGGTATCAGGTTGAGTTTGTAATATCAACTTATTATATTTACTTAAATATTCAGTTTTATAGTGAATTTTAACTGCAATAAACGTATTCATAATACCATATTTACTCAAAAAACACTCTTCGAATAGCTAGATCGCCTCTACAATTTATTCGAGCAATTTTCGCTTTCCAAAAATGGCTTTGTCCAGGATTATTGCTTTCAGAAGTGGGCTATGTGTGAATACTTGGAAGACGTGATTTAGATGGCATTACGGCATTACTGACTAACCTAATCTATTTGACAGAACAGTATAAACATTACAACCAAAATACAAGAAattcaaatatgtttttatttgttTAGCTTTTATTTAAAAAGGTTATCTGAAACATGGATATACTTTACAGTGCTAAAGtgatagataaaatattttatcaagtgaAAATAACACTCATCTCTAAAAAGTTTTTTCCTGTGCTTACGCTTGTTAAATCAAATCAGAGATCTTGGTATTGAAATGACAAAATTAGTTGATTGTTTTTTTACTGTGAAGTGATGAAGctattaatattgattttacGGTGCTTACAGTCTAGGTCATGTGTTCTGCTAATTTTAATAAGCTGTTTAATTATATTAGGACAATTATTTCAAGAGAGAAGAGCTTCTGCGTATAAGTCTATGTTTaagaatggaaataattttatatttttcaatagaccACACAACCGTCTATCAAATTCATCAACCTTTATTCCTGGCATTCGACTGAAAGATGTTAAACCTGGCACAAAGAACTTTTGCAATTTTAGGTTTGGAGATACACATTCGTTTAAGATTGATGATAGTGATGTATCATTAACTCCGGAACATTCTGAAAATGGAATGTATAGAGTAGTTTATAATGTGATATATGGAGATAGTTACCATAATACTTCAGAGGAGAGTAGAAATAATGTGACTTATTGCACTCATATTACACCGGAATTCTTCTATTATATGGTAGAAATAGTTGATCGATGGGAAGGACCAATAAGTATTTCTGTATTTGTTCCAAGTACAGATGCCTCCATTACTTTATGCTTGATAGAACGATTATGCTTTTGTTTGCCAGGAATGTCCAGAGTTGctgttcattttatttttccagtTGAATATCCACCAGACCACTGGAAATGTGAGCCTTCACTAACAGTGCCTCAAAAATGCTCTGTACCTGAAGTGATTGCCAAAGAAAAATTAGAGACCTTCAGAAACCGTGAGGGGTTAGTATATCCGGTAAATGTGGCTAGAAATGCCGCCAGAGTTAGTGCTAGGACTACGTTTGTTCTAGTTT
It encodes:
- the LOC111049604 gene encoding beta-1,4-glucuronyltransferase 1, whose protein sequence is MKLLILILRCLQSRSCVLLILISCLIILGQLFQERRASAYKSMFKNGNNFIFFNRPHNRLSNSSTFIPGIRLKDVKPGTKNFCNFRFGDTHSFKIDDSDVSLTPEHSENGMYRVVYNVIYGDSYHNTSEESRNNVTYCTHITPEFFYYMVEIVDRWEGPISISVFVPSTDASITLCLIERLCFCLPGMSRVAVHFIFPVEYPPDHWKCEPSLTVPQKCSVPEVIAKEKLETFRNREGLVYPVNVARNAARVSARTTFVLVSDVELFPSRQLVSRFLAMLKRLKEKSGKDFRTLLKYFVYVLPVFEVESDAYVPETKSELLNLHSQNKAVYFHRWVCLHCQRFPGLQRWLHRKLPQLDRIIQPFLVVKRNPDTHSTVINYVGKGVKSVE